AGACAGATACGTCAAAGGAATATACAACggctgaaatatttatttaacatgtcaccatttttcacaCGAAATAGATTTCCAATAACCTATTgtcatgaaattttcaccagatgttgggaacaacccaagtaatccatacatacaaagaaagtagaacaaatgagctcagaaattaagttgtgtgtaatcatGTGACaggacacagggaaaaagtatgaaacacgccaactggtattcatttaatactttgtacaaacgcctttgtttgcaatgacaggttcacgacgcctcctgtatggagaaactagtcgcatgcattgctccggtgtgattttggcccattcctccacacaagcagtcttcaactcttgaaggttccgtgggcttcttttatggaccttgagtttcagttctttccatagattttgcgattggattcaagtcaggtgattggctgtgccattcgagcagctttatttatttatgttttaaaccaattgagagtttccttggcagtatgttttggatcattatcctgatgaaatgtccaccctcgattcattttcatcatcctcctaGATgtcagcagatttttgtcaagaatgtctcggtacatttacccattcatccttccttcaataatgtgaagtttaccggTACCATGTGCTGAAAAggagccccacaccatcatgttcccacctccaaaattcactgttggtattgtgtttttaaggtgatgtgcagtgccctttcttctccaaacgtggtgtgcattatggcatccaaagagttacaTTTTGCTCTTATCAGACCAGACTTTATTCTACCAGTATTTAATTGTAATCTCCCGGTATTAAACTTTAAACAGCATCGGTGTCTTGCGTGATGAGCATGCacacaggccatggcggcggagtgcatgactcactgttttccttgtgacaacagtacccgctaattccaggtctttttgaagctctccacaggtggtccttggctcttggacaactcttcggattattctttgcactcctctgtaaAAAtcctgcgaggagcacctgatttatggtggtatgattggctttcaaTTTATGTactatggccccaaccgtgctcactggaacattcagaagcttcgatatgcgcctgtaaccaatgccatcgttatttTTTGCACCAATTACTTTGGGATGGTCTTGAGAaggctctctgctcttacccatcatgagacgtgccttggcaatgagacctttttgtaggccatcaattaggactgaaccaggtgatactcatttgcactgacaaggggctgaattgctgtttgattattgatagattgtaggtgttgtcttggctttccacgcctttttgcacctcccttttttcatgtgttgattactttttccctgtgtcatttcacaataTGAGATACAACTGAATTTTTTCTCTTATTTGTTCtaatttctttgtatgtatgaattacttgggttgttcccaacatctggtgaaaatctCACATCAATAgcgcctttggaaatatatttatatttggcGTAATTTGTTTGgtcagaaacaaaacaatgccCAAGGGTTTGCTTACCTTTGAACAACAGAAGAAGCTAACAATTACTTATGGGCAAGAATGTGCCATATTGTAGCTTGtggttattttacattttacaataacaGCTGGTTTTATTGGCATGGTGAAGGGAAAAATCTGTTTTAGATTACCAATGAAACTGACTCTGCAATAAGTGAAACATGCTTTCAGTGCTATAAACTCAAACCACACATTGAGTGTCTATCACAGAGGTCAAATGTACTTGTTGGtagttggatgtttttgttgtagcTGGCAGCAGAAGACATGGCCTGACCCAGAGCTTGATTAGTACCAAGAGGGGCACCCGGGCTCGGAGTGGCTGCTCCTGAGCTCGCTTTGGACTTGGAATCCTTGCATGGTTTGGTCCACACCACACTCTCTGTCACCTGTAGGGCTGCTCCCATCTTCTGAGCCATGTCTATGAGCTGTGAAAAAGAGGTAAATAGTTCAAGATGATTTACAGGCTTTAATAACAGTTATCGCCACATAGGCAGTTTGGGTACCTCTGGGTCAAAGTCGAAGCTGCTACTGGTGTCTCGCAGCGTGTTGACTTTTCTCTCCATTTCCTGGTACTGATTCAGCGCTCCCTTCTTGTCGCCGTGATTGTAGAGGAAGATTGCAAAGTTCAGGTTGACCAGAGGGTTTGATCTGCAAAGAAAATTCACCGAGAGAGAAATTAAATGCTTCAAGTTGCAGAATTAATAcactttcaaaagaaaaaaaaaacttgtatatTTGGACTTAAAACAGTAATTTATGTTGgaaaaactttaaaatacaattcattGACATTTATGGCAACAATGTTAGTTagcaaaacaaagcaaccaAGCCGTTTGTTCCAAAACAATTTGCCGAGTTCGTTTGactcatacagtatgtttatgtTGGGGTTCAAAACATGGGAAAACAGTTCTGTAAACTCTGTTGTTGcggggaagccagctttcacaAAAGAAAACTAGTTGAATTGCTCAacttaaaatgttattgttactttgaaattttgagttcacccaacatttgttttgttttgtttttctctttacaGCGTAGGAAATACGAGAGAGAACATAGGACTTACTGGTCCAGATTCACAGCTTGCTCGTACGCTTTGGTGGCATTCTCCGCATCATCCAAGTTGGTCAAAGCCACTGTTATCAAGGGTACACACTTGACTTGCAATACTATAAAAGGCTATGATGACCTGTGCAATGTAAATTCCGAAGGatctgttttgtcatttgtgcaCCCGGTACCTGCCAGCAGCATGTAGAGCTCGCCCAGTCGCGGACTCAGGTTGATAGCGGCGCTGAGGAAGTGGAAAGCAGAAGCGTACTGCTGCATGGTCAGGTGTACCAGCCCCAGGTTGTACAAAACTTTCCAGTCAAAAGGAGACAAGTAGTGGGCTCGCTTCAGGCAGCTGATGGCCtgggaaagaaagagagagggagatgTCAGAAGCTGAAACTTGATTACAAATCTGCGTGAGCCACACTGTTAAGAAATAGACCCTAGCAAATTAATGTTTATTTAGTGTGGCTGTAGTTTGCTGTAGTCTAGAACTGTATTATATCATAATGAGAGCCGTTCCTAATATTTTTGACTCTCTTGTGAAAGAAAGAACTAGCAAATATGAGACCAACTTCAACAACACATACATGATtagattaccgtaatttctcgtgaataatgcgcacccatgtataatacgcagccccaaagttgacctcaaaattctggaaaaacctatgtataatgcatttttacaatgcatgattttccttctacccatatgatcaaaacatgaagtattatctgtattttgttagttttttttaaagaattattctgaagttaagcacttcatttgaacacttaatactatctttttctttacttttattttacttacttcacagccctacttttattttgtaaatgagaaaacacacagttgtgctcatatgtttcgATTACCCGGGGATAagttgtaagatgggtacaattctttaaagaaaacatgaaggggcaggcgaaacacatttagttttattttaatgggattcaaattaaactgtcaagcatttgagaaaagcattatcatcaaacaaaacataaccttaaagaaatgaatgatggttgctgtttagtcatcagtcatatttaaaaaaaactatatttcataaattctgccagggtatgtaaacttatgagcacaactgtacatatgcagGCATatgtacgtacccctgtcatattggaatgaaagtgtaagctACACCTATCTCAtgacctctaggtggcggtggcattttgaaatgaacgtgtactgctttttcataacctctagatgctggcatacatttataaaatgggaaagttttttccatttccccctataccaaAATGCGCACCagttatttttgaaattttttgggggggaaaaaaaagcgcattatacacgagaaattacggtaatactTGTCTGAGAGCATCAATTAAAAGTGAGCATGATAcctgtaaaggcagaatattcaAGAGATCTCTTGTATTGGATAATATAATTTggaagtggtcataatgttgtggttGGTCGGTAAAGCATGAAACAATGGGTTTTTATGAAAATTCTTTTCAGTGTTTACCGCTAAGTTTTGATGATAACACTGGTGTAAATACATTTCATCTTGTGTATAACTATCCCCAAAAATCTCCAGTGACTCCCGAGGGGGTGTGTTTTGCAATCCAACATGATGGTGGCTAAGTTGGTCGTGGGTTCGGGTGTGCATGCAGCTATAAAACCACCTGAGTAGTGAATGCACCAGGATGTATGGATATTTGGTTAACAGATCAACctctaaaaaaaacagcacaagaAAAGTCAGGAAAAGATTTTCCGAGCTCATTTCCAAGACTGGTGCAGACTGGACGCAGCGACTGAAAACCGCCGATTTTGATCTCCTGAACAACTCACACGAACCCCAGCGAAAGCGCGTCATGTTTTTTTGAAGTGATAAGTGTCGTCTCTAGGGAACGTATTCTCAAAGCTAGGAGTATAATTATAGTTAGAGCCTGAGACTGTAAAGCCTGTATCCACACTAAACAAATGAAGAAGATGAATATGCAATGCATGCTGAGGAGACAGCCAGCCTGCAGTCTGTTGCACTGAGCTATTTGACTTTGAATTTGAGTTGTCTTAACAGGGGAGCGTGGATTGAGTGCCACAATGTTATTGTTGCGTGACTCTCCACCAGGGATTGGCTCATTTTAATGTGGTGCCACTGCACTGACAGACTGACACAGATacaacaaacatattttatgaACCTATTGCATAAGACAAACCCAGTATAAAATGTCTCATCTGTGTGTGATACACTACTTTCATTTAAAGATGGTTTCATTGCACAGATAAGAACAGAAAGCTGGGTATGCACTTGATTTCTCTATATAGTAGTTGGAAACTCTAATACAGTAGTTTAAAAACCTTACTGTCCTACTTTTAAGCACCAAAACATGACGCAAATAAACCATTGAATTTTTGGCTCAATCCTTTTGTTGCGGATTACTACCTGCAGAGAGTTGAGGAAGGAGCTAATCGAGGGGGAACACGACTTACGGCAACATATTTCTTTTTGCCAAAGAAGCACATGCCGATGTTGTTCCAGAGAGGGGGGCTTTCAGGCACGGCGCATGCTGCGACCCGATACTTGTTCATAGCCACATCGAAATCCCCGTGGGTCTGCATCATGCTGCCTGCAGCCAATATGGCCTGCAAACAAAAGCAATCATTAGCGAGGTATCAGAGGAAGGCCATGCGCCCTTTCAAACAGGATGAACGATGGAGTGGACCATGTGACAGACAATGaccttttcatttcaaatgattCAACGCGATGCTATCAGTTAGGCTGATGAACCAAAGACCACAGCACATTGCGCATGCGTGTGCACATACATACCTTATAATTGTTAGGGTCGAACGTGAGGGCATTTCCAAGGTGCTCAAAAGCTTTTTGGTATTTACCAAGCtgtaaaaaatgcacacaacagGTGAACTGGCACTAAAATGAAATTTCTCCCTTGTATAACATGATAGCACTGATATCGGTTGACCTACGGAGAGAAAGAGCAGGCCGAGTGTTGTCAGCAGTTCCGTATTCTCCGGAGAGAATCTGAAAGGAGAATGCgataatgggggaaaaaaaaaaa
This sequence is a window from Phycodurus eques isolate BA_2022a chromosome 2, UOR_Pequ_1.1, whole genome shotgun sequence. Protein-coding genes within it:
- the bbs4 gene encoding Bardet-Biedl syndrome 4 protein isoform X1 codes for the protein MATASVFDDSKMADVEQHTTLPVVSEVKKRRAPKAPELPIVERRNWLIHQHYIHKDYENCKVIIKEQLQETNGMCEYAIYVQALILRLEGKIQQSLELFQSCAILNPSSADNLKQVARSLFLLGKHKAAIEFYREAARLNEKDWEITHNLGVCQFFIKDFRQAEEQLNIALQLNKHDTTFMMLGKVHLLAGETDKAIEVYKRAVEFSPENTELLTTLGLLFLSLGKYQKAFEHLGNALTFDPNNYKAILAAGSMMQTHGDFDVAMNKYRVAACAVPESPPLWNNIGMCFFGKKKYVAAISCLKRAHYLSPFDWKVLYNLGLVHLTMQQYASAFHFLSAAINLSPRLGELYMLLAVALTNLDDAENATKAYEQAVNLDQSNPLVNLNFAIFLYNHGDKKGALNQYQEMERKVNTLRDTSSSFDFDPELIDMAQKMGAALQVTESVVWTKPCKDSKSKASSGAATPSPGAPLGTNQALGQAMSSAASYNKNIQLPTRRSTSLDPDPEVGNVPSLPSDLPGSPEPAQAEDPRPKTSKRKSKVED
- the bbs4 gene encoding Bardet-Biedl syndrome 4 protein isoform X3, translated to MCEYAIYVQALILRLEGKIQQSLELFQSCAILNPSSADNLKQVARSLFLLGKHKAAIEFYREAARLNEKDWEITHNLGVCQFFIKDFRQAEEQLNIALQLNKHDTTFMMLGKVHLLAGETDKAIEVYKRAVEFSPENTELLTTLGLLFLSLGKYQKAFEHLGNALTFDPNNYKAILAAGSMMQTHGDFDVAMNKYRVAACAVPESPPLWNNIGMCFFGKKKYVAAISCLKRAHYLSPFDWKVLYNLGLVHLTMQQYASAFHFLSAAINLSPRLGELYMLLAVALTNLDDAENATKAYEQAVNLDQSNPLVNLNFAIFLYNHGDKKGALNQYQEMERKVNTLRDTSSSFDFDPELIDMAQKMGAALQVTESVVWTKPCKDSKSKASSGAATPSPGAPLGTNQALGQAMSSAASYNKNIQLPTRRSTSLDPDPEVGNVPSLPSDLPGSPEPAQAEDPRPKTSKRKSKVED
- the bbs4 gene encoding Bardet-Biedl syndrome 4 protein isoform X2 encodes the protein MATASVFDDSKMADVEQHTTLPVVSEVKKRRAPKAPELPIVERRNWLIHQHYIHKDYENCKVIIKEQLQETNGMCEYAIYVQALILRLEGKIQQSLELFQSCAILNPSSADNLKQVARSLFLLGKHKAAIEFYREAARLNEKDWEITHNLGVCQFFIKDFRQAEEQLNIALQLNKHDTTFMMLGKVHLLAGETDKAIEVYKRAVEFSPENTELLTTLGLLFLSLGKYQKAFEHLGNALTFDPNNYKAILAAGSMMQTHGDFDVAMNKYRVAACAVPESPPLWNNIGMCFFGKKKYVAAISCLKRAHYLSPFDWKVLYNLGLVHLTMQQYASAFHFLSAAINLSPRLGELYMLLAVALTNLDDAENATKAYEQAVNLDQSNPLVNLNFAIFLYNHGDKKGALNQYQEMERKVNTLRDTSSSFDFDPELIDMAQKMGAALQVTESVVWTKPCKDSKSKASSGAATPSPGAPLGRSTSLDPDPEVGNVPSLPSDLPGSPEPAQAEDPRPKTSKRKSKVED